The nucleotide window TGTCGCACCAACATTTTTCGGAGAGTATGCGGGTGACACATCTCTGCGCCCCCGCCGGGTAAAAAGAGCCTGCTTACTGAACGGTTTTAATCCAGGCGTCACTGACAAACCATTTATTGTAGAGTTTGTCGTAGGTACCATCGCCTTTAATCTGAGCCAGGTAGTTATTCAGGAAGTTAAGAAAGTCCGGATCACCTTTACGCACGGCCATGCCCAGCGGTTCATAGGTAAATGATTGATCCAGATGGATCACCTTACCAACATTCTGTGATGAATAGATGGCGTTGTATGGCAGATCATAAATAAAGGCATCTGCATTTCCGTTAATCACTTCCAGCGCAGCCTCTGATTCAGTTTCAAACAGATTCAGCTTGGCTTTACTCATATATTTTTTGGTGGCGTAGTCAGAGGTCGCTCCCAACTTGGTGGTAATGCGGTACTTTTCATCATTCAGGTCTTTATAGCTTTTAACTTTATCCTTCAGCGCAGGGCTGAGCAAAATAGTCTGACCGACTACAATGTAGGGGTCGGTAAAGTTCACTTTCAGGTTACGCTCAGGGTTAATTGTCATACCAGAGATGATAAGGTCACACTTACCGGTCAGTAGCGCAGGAATGATGCCATCCCAGGCGGTGTTACGCAGATCCAGTTTGACATCCATCGCCTTGGCCATAGTTTTAGCGATATCAACATCAAAGCCAACAATGTCACCCTTCTTATTACGCATATCGAACGGCATATAACCCGCTTCCAGACATACCTGCAATTCGCCGCGCTGTAACACTTGATTCAAGGCCGATTGTTCCCACAGGTCCGTGGCAGATGCACTACCGGTCCCTGCCGCGAATATCACTGCGGCCGCCGCTATCATTTTTTTCATTTTCAGATCTCTCATGTTTAACGTATTGATAATTAACTGACTGATCATTGCACTGACGGCGCTTCTAAAAAGCGCGCTATCTTAACGACTTTCCGCCGCTTTCGCACCCGTCGATCAGGATAAAATCTAACCAGACAGAGAATCGATAGTTGGAATATATCAGCCTTGTTGCTGGCGCCTTACTGCGGCAAATGCCTGTTTCAGGTCATTCAGCAGATCATCGGTTTCTTCAATCCCGACGGAGATGCGCACCAGCCCTTCCGATATACCCAGCGCTAACCGCTCCTCCAGTGTATTTTCAACATGGCTGGTGGTTCTTGCCGGCCCATAGATAGTTTCAACGGCTCCCAGGTTACCGGCACAATGCGCATACTGTAGCTGCGGCAGTAACACCTTGACCGTGTCCATGCCACCATGAACAACAAAGCTGACAATGGCACCAAAGCCCGTCATCTGCTCACAGGCAATTGGATGGTTGGGATGTTCTGGTAAACCCGGATAGTTGACCGATGCGACTAACGGTTCGGTGAGCAGAAACTCAGCGATCATCTGTGCACTGGCCTGCTGCTGACGTATTCGCAGCGCCAGGGTTTTGATTCCCCGGATGATCATATAAGCCGCAAACGGGTCCAGTGTTGCACCGTTAATTTCCCGGTAATGCCGCACCTGACTAATGAGCGCCTCCCGGCCGCACACGAGACCGCCCAGCACATCACCGTGTCCGCTGAGAAACTTAGTCGCACTGTGAACCACCAGATCCACGCCCAGCGATAACGGCTGCTGATTCAGCGGTGTAGCGAAGGTATTATCCGCGATCACCAGCGCGCCAACTGATTGTGCAGCTTTCACAAGTCGCTTGATATCAATGATTTTCAGGGTTGGATTAGTGGGTGTTTCAAGATAAAGAACATCACAGCCTCGGACGATCTCCCGCTCGATCGCTTCATGATCCGCGGTCTCACAAAGATAAACGCTTACCCCCATTCGGGGCAGAAATTCTTCAAAGATTTTGTTGGTTCCACCGTAGCTGTCCTTCGTCGAAACCACTCTTTTGCCATTAGATAAAAAGGTATATAGCACGCTACTAATAGCTGCCATGCCACTACTGAACGCAACAGCAGATTGCGCATCCTCAAGGGCACAGAGTTTTGCTTCCAGCGCTTCGACTGTCGGGTTACCCATACGGCTATAGATAAACCCTGACGCATCGCCGAGGGCTACGTTATACCAGTGATCAACATCATCATAACTATGCGCAGCGCTCGCCACTATTGGGACTTGGGTCGCATTATACGGATGGTTAACCTGCTCACCGCCCCACACAGTTTTTGTGCCTGCACCTGCTTTATCAAACTCACTCCCAATGGATCTGTGTTTCATTTATACGACTCATATAATAAATAAAAATGGCACCATGAACGGCGTGCACCAACAGCAGAACCAATATAGCCAAAAGTCAACGCGTCGAGTAGCCATCTTATCCGGGGCTTAGGGTCTGTTTTTTTAATGGCTATTAACTAATTGGCATTATTCAGGGTGAATCTGGCCAATCCTGTTTGAATCCTTTTCCCGTGAGGATAGAATTGCGCCAATTCTGAATTAACTGGATAAAAGTGCTATGAGAAAAGTCACGATACTTGATGGTGGAATGGGCAGAGAGCTTGAGCGTCGGGGCGCACCTTTTAAGCAACCAGAGTGGTCAGCACTGGCAATGATGGAAGCCCCCGACATTGTCAAAGAGGTGCACAAGGCCTACATTGATGCGGGCTCTGAGATCATCACCACCAACAGCTATGCGCTGGTACCTTTTCATATCGGTGAAGACTGTTTTAAAGAACGCGGTGCAGCACTGGCAGAACAGGCGGCAACCGTCGCCCGTGAAGCCATTAATGAAACCGGTAGGGATCATGTGCTGGTTGCCGGATCGGTGGCGCCTCTGTTTGGCTCCTACCGTGCCGATCTGTATCAACCCGAACGGGTCGAAGAGATTGCTGTCCCGCTGATCACAGCGCTTAACCCCCATATTGATCTCTGGCTCAATGAAACCCAAAGCCTGATTGCAGAACCCCTGGCGATCAAAGCACTGGTCGACCGCATCGATACGGATCGCAAACCGTTCTGGGTATCCTTCACGCTTGAAGACGCTGAAACCACCGAGCAGCCACTGCTGCGTTCCGGTGAAACCGTCAGTGCGGCGGTTCAATCGATGGCTGAGGCTGGCGTTGATGCAATCCTGTTTAACTGCAGCCAGCCGGAGATCATTGCCAAAGCGATTGAGGTGACCAAACAGGAACTGGCTCACTATGCCAAAGCAATTAAAATTGGCGCCTATGCAAATGCATTCCCGCCTCAGCCTAAAAATGCCACTGCAAATGACGGCCTTGATGAGCTGCGTGCCGACCTGACACCTGTAACCTATCTGCAATGGGCGCAACAGTGGCAGGCGCTCGGTGCTGAGTTAATTGGCGGCTGCTGCGGTATTGGTCCGGATCATATCCGGGCATTGAGTGAAACACTCACACAATAGCGCGTCGATTCAACGGAAATAATCAGACTTATGCAGGGCCGGTGCTGAAAGGTACCGGCTTTTTTGCTATTTACAGCGGCAGTAACACCCGGACAACCGCATATCTGCGCCGTTAAGTATTAGTATTTAATACTTTTTAGCTTCAGATTCATAACACGCCCGGAATCTCACAGAATCAGCTCCATCGAACTGCATAACACCGGAGCTGAAGATGAAACACACCCACCTTAACCGCCTTGAGCAACAAATGTCTGCCACGCTTCAGGAAGGCGATATTCTGTTTATCTCTATCGACGCTTTTCTCTATAAGCAGGTTGCCAAAGGTACTGGCAGCTGGTGTTCCCATGTAGGTTTTGCCATTAAAGAAGACAATCAATGGCTGGTAGTAGAGAGTAAAGTTCCTTTTGTCAGCAAAACCCCGTTGCGCAAATTTCTCAGCCGAACCTGTAACGGCGAAGTGATGGTGCGCCGCCTGAAGCAGCCGCTATCTCCTTCAGAGATCGGGCAACTGAAGCAGTCTGCAGAAAACTTATCGGCCAGCCTTCCGACCACACTCTACCACCTGGGATTCGATTTCGATTCTAAACGTCAGTTCTGCTCTAAGTTTGTCCACCTGGTTTATCAAGATGCCCTCGGTATTAAGCTGGGTAAAACACAAACCCTGGAACAACTTCTGCAGGAAAACCCACAGGCATCAGTCAGATTCTGGCGCTGCTGGTTCTTAGGCTTTATTCCCTGGAAACGTCAGACACTCACCCCGGCCAGCCAGATCAATGACCCGCAACTGAATACAGTCTTTTGTACTGTTTAAGCAACAGCTCATAAAGCTGTTATCAAAGGATGGGGAAATGAAACAGATGAACACAGTTCAGCTTGAACGTCAGGTCAGCAGCCTGCTGAAGGAAGGAGATCTTATCTTCTCATCAATCGACCTCTTAATATGTCGACAGGTTGCACGAGAAACCGGTAGCTGGTGCTCTCACGTCGGGTTTGTCATTAAAGAAAACAATCAGTGGGTCGTGGTAGAAAGCAAAGTCCCTTTCGTCTGCAAAACTCCCTTAAGAAAATTCCTTCAGCGCACCCGGAACGGGCAGGTTATGGTGCGCCGCCTAAAGCAACCGATAACCACTGAGCAGGTTGAAAAACTTAAACAACTAACCTGCGAGCATATTGGTACGCTTTATCACCCAGGGTTCGACTTCGACTCAGATCGTCTGTTCTGCTCCAAGCTTGTTTATCTGGTATACAAAGACGCGGTCGGGGTTCGGTTAGGCGAAATTCTCACTCTGGAAAATCTGCTAAATCAAAATCCACAGGCTTCGTCAGGCCTATGGCATTGCTGGTATTTTGGTTTTGTACCCTGGCAGCGTCTGACACTCACCCCGGCAAGCCAGATTGTCGATACCCAGCTGAACACTATCTACTCTTCGGTTTAACGGTAATATTCATGGCCCCTTATGCAACTTCCAATTATCCAGCATGCAGTTCTGTAGATCCCGGGACGACTCTATCTGGAGAGTAGAATGCGCAATACCAAAATGATCATGAAGGTACTGCTGCTGATTGCGCAGAAACTGGTTATCCAGCTCAGTATCGTTAACAACCAGATGAACTGTTAGCGCTATTTCAGTAGTACTCAGCGGCCAGACATGCAGATCATGGATACGCTCCACTGACTCCAGACCGATAAAATATTGCCTCAGTTCAGGGATATCGATACTGTCCGGCACCGCATCCAGGGCGTAGTTCAGAGAATCTTTCAGTAACCCCAATGTCCCGATCAGAATGACTACTACGATAACCAGACTGATCACCGGATCGATCCATAACCAGCCTTTAAACAGAATAAACAGACCTGCAACGACTACGCCGAGCGAGACCACTGCATCGGCGGCCATATGCAGGAAGGCGCCCTTGATATTCAGATCGTTCTTCTGGCCGCTGACAAACAGCAGAGCGGTCAGCGTATTGATAACAACACCGATAGCAGCGACAACTATCACCGTCATCCCCTCTACTGGCGCCAGGTCTGAAACACGATTAACCGCTTCCCAGGCGATACCGCCCAGCGCAATCAGTAAAAGTATCGCACTGCCCAGAGAAGCCATGACGGTAGCTTTACGCAAACCATAGGTCCGTTTTTCGGTGGCGGCTTTTTTAGCAAGATAACTTGCCCCCCAGGCAAGCAGCAGACTGAATACATCACTCAGGTTGTGCCCTGCGTCGGCAATCAGTGCAAGCGAGTCAGACAACACACCATAGATCGTTTCAATTACAACAAATATGAGATTAAGGGCGATACCAATCGCAAAGGCGCGGTTGTAATCGCCGACCTGATGGCTATGGTTATGGTTATGACTCATACAATTCCCGAATGTGCCTGACGTATCCCTGAACTATTTTTACCCCTTCCCCCTTACATCTTCAGGTCGTGTTTACTGCCTGATTCAGTCTCTGCCAGTCTGAGACGATTTATGGCTGCTTATCAAACACCTTCACGCCTTCCGGTATGGTGAACCAGTCCTGTTTTTCACTGACCCAGACATGCGCAGCAGGTTTGATAATACTGGTATCGGAAAGATTGGATGGCTTGAGCTTAATTTTGTCAGGCTCAGCAGGATTAAAATGATAGATGCGGTTACCGCAGGTAGGACAAAACTTAGCAGCGCTGGTATTTCCACTATCCGCTAAGCGGCTCCATTCTGCCATTTCACCTTCAAATTCGACATCAGAGGCATTCACCATCGCCGTGATACTGAACGCGCTGGTTGAGAGTTTCTGACACTCTTTACAATGGCAAGCAACCACCATCATGGGCTCTTTTAAAAGCCGATACTTTACCCCACCACACTGGCAGGAACCCTCGATTGGATAGGTCATACTGTTCACCCTGACTGTCTTCTATTAATCTATTTGAATTTTTATAAACCACATACCGCGCGATAAGCTGGCTGTGTCAGTTTGTAATATAGCTGCACAAAGGGCTTATCTTCTACTGCCCGGCCCTCTTTATGCGAATAGGTTGCGCCAAGTTTTTCAACCGCCCTGATCGACCGGAGGTTCTCTGCAGCAACATGAAACCAGACACTATCAGCATAGGTGAAAATATGATTCAGCATCAGCGCTTTCATCTCGGTGTTAACGCCTTTCCCCCAACAGGCCTGCTCCAGAAAAGTGAAACCTATCGCAATTTCGCGCAACTCGGGGTTCCAGTCATAGTAGCGGGATGAACCGATCATCCTGGCAGTATTGTTATCAATAACGGCCAGCGCACCACCACTGCTAATCGCCCCGTTAAAAAAACGCTGCTCAAAAATATCGCGTTCGTAACGAAGCGAGTCCGGATGCATCGCCCAGATGACGGGGTCCGATGCAGCTTCATACAATGCATCAAAATCCTCCGCCAGCAGCGGCCGGAGGGTTATCATGGTTCCTGTCAGCGTTGGCTGCAGATAGATTCCTGTCATATTGATCCATCCTTTTCATAGCCTGCGAGGCCGGCTTGCGGGGTCGTTTCGACGTCGAACTCAGAGCCTGCTATATAACAGCAACAGACTCTGTTTCAGTAACCATGTTTGCCTCCGCCCGTTCAATAATTTTCAACACGGTTGTCTGGATAACCTCATCCTTTCTGACATCAGTTTTAGCAGTAAATGTCTGCTCCTGAGGCTCAGCCCCTTCTTCAGCAATAAACTGAATAGCTACCTGTGTGGCACAGTCAGCGGTCTCCCCGGAATAGCATAGTGCGATCAGCGGATATCCTCGCTCACCCTTCTTCACATGCTTTTCGATACGCTTTCTCGCTTTATCAAGATTCATTAAAAGCCTCTGTGTTAAGCGCATCAAAACTTATTCAGGTGTTTGATGCGTATGATCCTCTGATGCTCAGTTCCGATCCACCCGGAACTGATGCTGCTATATAGTGCAGCTCAACCGTTCAACATGAAACCTATTTGTGCCACGACCATGCGTCAGCTAACAACGCCTTGCCTGAAACCAACAGTAAAGGCAGATATCTGGTTATATAAGCCATCAACCTCAAAAATAATCGGTAAACTTTATCCGGCTCTCCAAAGCCACCAAGCAGCGTCTTCAATCAGCTGAGAAACTTTATTAAACAAAACGATACTGGCATCACACAGGCCACAGTTGGGTAATTTTTTATTATTTACAGGTAAACCTTTTAGCGTATCCCCTTAAGTTAAACAATCTTTCAGCCATTATAAAGCGATGCCAACCACTGTCTGGAGATAAATAGAAAAGAGCATAGAGGACAAAGCCGGAGATCTGATCAGTGCACCGCCTGCCCCTTTTTTCAGGTGCTTATATAGAAAACGCCCCATAGTGACTACAAGGCGCTTGCAATAAATTTCAATCAGATCTGATAAGAAGACATTCAGATTCAGCCACTCACTTTCTCGATCATATGACTGATTACATGGCTGTGCTCACTCTGAGGGCTGAACATCACGATCTCAGCATCGGCAGTGACCTTTACGTTGTGGCCCGGAGGCCAGTAAAACAGGTCATTGGTATTTACCGTCTCCTGTTTGCCGCTGGCATCGGTGGTGGTCAACTCACCTTTTACAACGAAGCCCCAGTGAGGACACTGACACATATTACCATCCAGCCCCTGAAACAGCGGAGTGGTATCGACACCGGCCGAAAGCGTGAAGTATTCTCCACTGATTTTCCCCAGCCCTGTGGCATCACCAAACTCCGTTTGCTGACGAATCACAGCGCCGGGAATCTCCATTTTTACATCAATGTCTTGTTTAGCTATTCGCATGCGGATTTCCTTTTTGCGGTTAAGTAAGTATGGCTACCGGGTCGTCAAGCAGACTGTATTCTGCCTACAACTACCGGGTAGCCTGATTGGCGCATTTTGCTGCCGCAGCGGCTTAGCTGTGGGGATCTGTATGAAACTCATCCATGACAAAGCGCGATTCAGGTGCAGACTCTGTGACAGCCAGCTTAAGCTGCCAGATTCTCTGGTCTGCGAAACGATTAAACTGTTGCTATACAGGCAATAACTACACTGTTTCTGTATTAAAATGAGGAAAGTATCAGTGCTTCAGTAACACTAATCCGTTGGTACTCATCAAACCAGCTTAGGCCATAGATGGGAAGTTGACACTGTTGAACCTGCAAACAGACAATAAAAAAGGCCGCTGCATCTCTGCAACGGCCTTCACTTTCAGTGCCTGATTTTCAGCGCAGCTGTACTGAGTTGTTAAGCCCCATCTGGCTGGCGATGGTTTTACCAAAGGTAACGCCGAGCCGGTCGATCAACTGCTCCAGTGGTGAGCCTTTAGGTGTGTAGTCGACCAGTTTTTCTGCGCCGACAATTTCCCTGGCCACGTAACCGCTGCTGCCGAGACCGTCGATCAGGCCCAGATCCAGCGCCTGTTCGCCGGTCCATACCAGACCGCTGAACAACTGATCGTTTTGTTGCAGGCGGTCGCCACGACCTTTACGCACCTGATCGATAAACTGCTTATGCGTCGTATCCAGCACCGTCTGCCAAAAAGCCCGGTCTTTATCCTTCAGTGGTGAAAACGGATCGAGGAAGGTTTTATTCTCACCCGAGATCAGGTTACGACGTTCAACGCCGACCTTCTCCATCAGATCAACAAATCCAAAGCCCGAAGATACCACGCCAATGGAGCCCACCAAACTGGCTTTATCGGCGTAAATTTCATCCGCAGAGGCTGCAATGTAGTACGCCCCTGATGCGCCAATATCCAGAATCACGGCGTAGACTTTTTTCTCAGGATGCAGCGCCCGCAGACGCTTTACTTCATCGTAGACATAGCCTGACTGAACCGGGCTGCCACCGGGACTGTTAATCCGCAGAATAATCGCCTTGCTCCCCTCATCTTCAAAGGCTCTGCGCAGCGCACCAATAATATGATCGGCACTGGCATCTTCGCCATCGGCAATCACACCTTTTACCTGTACCACTGCCGTATGCTCCCCACCCTCATCCATATCCGGGGTGAAAGTGTCCGCAAACAGATAAATGCCGAGAATCACAAACAGATAACCAAAGGTCAGCAATTTGAAGAAGATCCCCCAGCGACGGGCCGCACGCTGCTCTTTCTGCAGCCCCATCATGGTTTTCTCTATCAATCGCCACTCTTTGGTTTTGCTCTCACTTGGTTTTGCAGCTTCAGTTTCCTTGCTGTCTTCAGCTTCCCAGGGATTTGAGCCCACGCGGTTCTCCTTAATGTGCTTAAAATTTCATTATCGCTTTATGAATGATTCAGTGATACATCTGTCAGCCAGCTTTCCAGTTCAGGAAAACGGTGCATCACCAGTGCCGGGTTGTATTGCATTAACCGGTCAATATGATGCGCACCATAACTGACCGCTATCGTATCCATACCTGCTCTGACACCCATTTCCAGATCAAATTCCGTATCACCGATCATCACCGCATCAGTTGCAGCTAAACCAGTCTCGTCAAGAATCTCTTCAAGCATATGCGGATGGGGCTTTGAGGTGGTTTCATCGGCACAGCGGGAGGTTTCAAACAGGTATTCAAGCCCCGTATCCCCAAAAACCCGCTGCAGTCCGCGGCGACTTTTACCGGTAGCAACGGCCAGCCGAAAGCCTTTCTGCCTGAGGTTAACCAGGGTTTCTTCTACACCCTCAAACAACGCAGTCGGCGTGTCGTCAGCATTCAGATAATAATGGCCATAGCGCTCCCGCAATTGGGGGATGATGGCATCGTCGACATCAGGAATCAGCGCCCGAATCGCTTCAGGCAATCCCAGCCCAATAATGTTACGCACAGCGTCATCGGTCAGTTCAGGCTGATCGAGATCCCGCGCTGCTTTTTGCATGCTGGAAACGATCCGTGCAGCAGAATCGATGATGGTGCCGTCCCAGTCAAAAATCAGTAACTTGTACAAAATAAATATCCCAAGCTGTTATTCGCAAATCTGTAAACCGATCTTACGTTAACAGCGCGATAAAGATAACCTCAGGCTTACAATTAAGCAGGGCAAGCCGGCTTAATTTTCCTGTACCAGCGGGCGGATAAGCAGTTCGCTGACATCCACATGTGCCGGCTGGGTGATGGCATACAGAATGGCATTGGCGATATCCTCGGGCTTGAGATTGAGCATATCTTCACCATACATATTGCCTTTCACGGCTGCGCGGATCTTCTCATGGACAATACTGTCTGGCAACTCAGTATCTACCGAGCCAGGCTGAATATCAGTCACCCGTACACCGTAGCGGATCGCCTCTTTTCGCAGGGTGTCAGAGATCGCCCGTACCGCATGCTTGGTTCCGGCGTAGACTCCCGCACTGGGATAGGTCAGCCGGGCGGCGACCGAACTTATATTAACGATATGTCCCTGCTTGCGCTCAGCCATGCCGGGATAGACCCCATTGATCGCATACAACACGCCCTTAATATTAGTATCGATCATCTGCTCCCACTCATCTACCCGGCCATTGATGATCGGGCTGATCGGCATGGTGCCGGCGTTGTTAATGAGGATATCGACACCGCCCAGCGAGGCGATCATCTCAGCCACTGTCTGCATCCCCTGTCGGTCTGATACATCAACAGTGGCGATAGTGACTTTACGTCCCTGCTTACCGATCTCATCCGCCAGCTGCTGTAGCCGTTCTTCACGCCGGGCACTGATCACCAGATCGGCACCTTCAGCGGCTAACAACCTTGCTGTCGCCCGGCCGATACCGGAACTGGCACCGGTAATCCAGGCCGTTTTACCTGATAACTTCATAACATTAACTCTGCTTATTTATCTGATCATTTATCTGAATGATGACTAACAGTATACCGCTTCCAGAAACACAAAAGCCGCCAGTACGATGTCATGGCGGCTTTATCAG belongs to Amphritea atlantica and includes:
- a CDS encoding transporter substrate-binding domain-containing protein, which gives rise to MKKMIAAAAVIFAAGTGSASATDLWEQSALNQVLQRGELQVCLEAGYMPFDMRNKKGDIVGFDVDIAKTMAKAMDVKLDLRNTAWDGIIPALLTGKCDLIISGMTINPERNLKVNFTDPYIVVGQTILLSPALKDKVKSYKDLNDEKYRITTKLGATSDYATKKYMSKAKLNLFETESEAALEVINGNADAFIYDLPYNAIYSSQNVGKVIHLDQSFTYEPLGMAVRKGDPDFLNFLNNYLAQIKGDGTYDKLYNKWFVSDAWIKTVQ
- a CDS encoding cystathionine gamma-synthase family protein, with the protein product MKHRSIGSEFDKAGAGTKTVWGGEQVNHPYNATQVPIVASAAHSYDDVDHWYNVALGDASGFIYSRMGNPTVEALEAKLCALEDAQSAVAFSSGMAAISSVLYTFLSNGKRVVSTKDSYGGTNKIFEEFLPRMGVSVYLCETADHEAIEREIVRGCDVLYLETPTNPTLKIIDIKRLVKAAQSVGALVIADNTFATPLNQQPLSLGVDLVVHSATKFLSGHGDVLGGLVCGREALISQVRHYREINGATLDPFAAYMIIRGIKTLALRIRQQQASAQMIAEFLLTEPLVASVNYPGLPEHPNHPIACEQMTGFGAIVSFVVHGGMDTVKVLLPQLQYAHCAGNLGAVETIYGPARTTSHVENTLEERLALGISEGLVRISVGIEETDDLLNDLKQAFAAVRRQQQG
- a CDS encoding homocysteine S-methyltransferase family protein, coding for MRKVTILDGGMGRELERRGAPFKQPEWSALAMMEAPDIVKEVHKAYIDAGSEIITTNSYALVPFHIGEDCFKERGAALAEQAATVAREAINETGRDHVLVAGSVAPLFGSYRADLYQPERVEEIAVPLITALNPHIDLWLNETQSLIAEPLAIKALVDRIDTDRKPFWVSFTLEDAETTEQPLLRSGETVSAAVQSMAEAGVDAILFNCSQPEIIAKAIEVTKQELAHYAKAIKIGAYANAFPPQPKNATANDGLDELRADLTPVTYLQWAQQWQALGAELIGGCCGIGPDHIRALSETLTQ
- a CDS encoding cation transporter; amino-acid sequence: MSHNHNHSHQVGDYNRAFAIGIALNLIFVVIETIYGVLSDSLALIADAGHNLSDVFSLLLAWGASYLAKKAATEKRTYGLRKATVMASLGSAILLLIALGGIAWEAVNRVSDLAPVEGMTVIVVAAIGVVINTLTALLFVSGQKNDLNIKGAFLHMAADAVVSLGVVVAGLFILFKGWLWIDPVISLVIVVVILIGTLGLLKDSLNYALDAVPDSIDIPELRQYFIGLESVERIHDLHVWPLSTTEIALTVHLVVNDTELDNQFLRNQQQYLHDHFGIAHSTLQIESSRDLQNCMLDNWKLHKGP
- a CDS encoding GFA family protein, producing the protein MTYPIEGSCQCGGVKYRLLKEPMMVVACHCKECQKLSTSAFSITAMVNASDVEFEGEMAEWSRLADSGNTSAAKFCPTCGNRIYHFNPAEPDKIKLKPSNLSDTSIIKPAAHVWVSEKQDWFTIPEGVKVFDKQP
- a CDS encoding GNAT family N-acetyltransferase — encoded protein: MTGIYLQPTLTGTMITLRPLLAEDFDALYEAASDPVIWAMHPDSLRYERDIFEQRFFNGAISSGGALAVIDNNTARMIGSSRYYDWNPELREIAIGFTFLEQACWGKGVNTEMKALMLNHIFTYADSVWFHVAAENLRSIRAVEKLGATYSHKEGRAVEDKPFVQLYYKLTQPAYRAVCGL
- the sppA gene encoding signal peptide peptidase SppA produces the protein MMGLQKEQRAARRWGIFFKLLTFGYLFVILGIYLFADTFTPDMDEGGEHTAVVQVKGVIADGEDASADHIIGALRRAFEDEGSKAIILRINSPGGSPVQSGYVYDEVKRLRALHPEKKVYAVILDIGASGAYYIAASADEIYADKASLVGSIGVVSSGFGFVDLMEKVGVERRNLISGENKTFLDPFSPLKDKDRAFWQTVLDTTHKQFIDQVRKGRGDRLQQNDQLFSGLVWTGEQALDLGLIDGLGSSGYVAREIVGAEKLVDYTPKGSPLEQLIDRLGVTFGKTIASQMGLNNSVQLR
- a CDS encoding HAD-IA family hydrolase, whose product is MYKLLIFDWDGTIIDSAARIVSSMQKAARDLDQPELTDDAVRNIIGLGLPEAIRALIPDVDDAIIPQLRERYGHYYLNADDTPTALFEGVEETLVNLRQKGFRLAVATGKSRRGLQRVFGDTGLEYLFETSRCADETTSKPHPHMLEEILDETGLAATDAVMIGDTEFDLEMGVRAGMDTIAVSYGAHHIDRLMQYNPALVMHRFPELESWLTDVSLNHS
- a CDS encoding SDR family oxidoreductase, with amino-acid sequence MKLSGKTAWITGASSGIGRATARLLAAEGADLVISARREERLQQLADEIGKQGRKVTIATVDVSDRQGMQTVAEMIASLGGVDILINNAGTMPISPIINGRVDEWEQMIDTNIKGVLYAINGVYPGMAERKQGHIVNISSVAARLTYPSAGVYAGTKHAVRAISDTLRKEAIRYGVRVTDIQPGSVDTELPDSIVHEKIRAAVKGNMYGEDMLNLKPEDIANAILYAITQPAHVDVSELLIRPLVQEN